A window of the Antarctobacter heliothermus genome harbors these coding sequences:
- a CDS encoding SDR family NAD(P)-dependent oxidoreductase, which yields MAKRLEQCVALVTGAGAVGPGWGNGRTTAVLFAREGAKVIVADRDLAATEETVEIIRGEGGNCVVCEADVTDADSVSALVDRAVSEYGGIDILHNNVGASLPGGPEDMSLEDFRRQLHLNLTSVFLTCKLVLPVMREHGGGVINNVGSIGGLKHLGHNHVGYSASKAGLVQFSRQIAVQYGPEGIRCNTIIPGMIDAPLLEHRVSQLAGRADLETLREQARQRVPLGRRGDAWDVAHAALFLASDEARYITGTELLVDGGLMARSA from the coding sequence ATGGCGAAGAGGCTTGAGCAGTGCGTCGCGCTGGTAACCGGAGCCGGAGCGGTCGGGCCCGGCTGGGGAAATGGGCGCACGACGGCCGTGCTGTTTGCCCGTGAGGGTGCAAAGGTAATAGTAGCGGATCGCGACCTTGCGGCCACTGAGGAGACCGTCGAGATCATCCGCGGCGAAGGCGGAAACTGCGTGGTCTGCGAAGCCGATGTCACGGATGCCGACAGCGTTTCGGCGCTGGTCGACCGGGCGGTAAGCGAATATGGTGGGATCGACATCCTGCACAATAACGTCGGCGCGTCATTGCCCGGAGGTCCCGAGGACATGTCGCTCGAGGATTTCCGCCGTCAACTGCATCTGAACCTGACCAGCGTCTTCTTGACCTGCAAGTTGGTGCTGCCTGTCATGCGGGAGCATGGAGGCGGGGTGATCAACAATGTGGGCTCGATCGGTGGGCTGAAGCACCTTGGACACAACCATGTCGGATATTCGGCCAGTAAGGCCGGATTGGTTCAGTTCTCTCGCCAGATCGCGGTGCAGTACGGCCCCGAGGGCATCCGGTGCAACACCATCATACCTGGCATGATCGACGCTCCGCTGCTTGAACATCGCGTATCGCAACTGGCCGGCCGCGCTGACCTGGAGACCTTACGCGAACAGGCGCGGCAGAGAGTGCCGCTGGGCCGCCGGGGCGACGCCTGGGACGTGGCGCATGCCGCGCTGTTTCTTGCGTCGGACGAGGCGCGTTACATTACCGGCACCGAGTTGCTGGTGGACGGAGGTTTGATGGCGCGCAGCGCCTGA
- a CDS encoding phytanoyl-CoA dioxygenase family protein, with translation MEVTEDQKREYQEQGYLLYRNLLSADEIGVLQDALTEINAMDGPQVKRESPEVPPSIVYAPHALSPSFDALSRLPRIIKTVEALLGESAYIYQSRVNLKMPFTSDGWAWHQDFTAWHRGDGMPSPHAIMVAVFLHDCTPSNGPLLVIPGSHSDDLDEILSREEDVPGYKAQRVPLGVIESLAKKASILDLSAPAGSVAFIHPTLMHGSAANLTPWPRSISYFNFNAVSNRPSDNKRPWFMNNPDTAPLQALGDDALTTVSTTA, from the coding sequence ATGGAAGTTACCGAAGACCAAAAGCGTGAGTATCAGGAACAAGGTTATCTTCTGTACAGGAACCTGTTGAGCGCAGATGAGATCGGCGTGCTGCAGGACGCCCTGACCGAAATCAACGCGATGGACGGTCCCCAGGTGAAGCGCGAAAGCCCCGAGGTGCCGCCATCCATCGTCTATGCGCCGCACGCGTTGTCGCCGTCCTTCGATGCGCTTTCGCGTCTGCCGCGGATCATCAAGACGGTAGAAGCGCTGCTAGGCGAATCGGCCTATATCTATCAGTCTCGGGTCAACCTGAAGATGCCGTTCACCAGCGACGGCTGGGCTTGGCATCAGGACTTCACGGCCTGGCACCGGGGTGACGGCATGCCGAGCCCGCACGCGATCATGGTCGCCGTGTTCCTGCACGACTGTACGCCGTCGAACGGTCCGCTGCTTGTCATTCCAGGAAGCCATTCCGACGATCTGGACGAGATCCTGTCGCGTGAAGAGGATGTGCCCGGCTACAAGGCACAGCGCGTGCCGCTAGGTGTGATCGAGAGCCTGGCGAAGAAGGCGAGCATCCTGGACCTGTCTGCGCCGGCCGGGTCTGTGGCCTTCATCCATCCGACGTTGATGCACGGCTCGGCCGCCAACCTGACGCCGTGGCCCCGTTCGATCAGCTATTTCAACTTCAACGCGGTTTCAAACCGGCCATCAGACAACAAGCGGCCCTGGTTCATGAACAACCCGGACACCGCGCCCCTGCAGGCACTGGGTGACGATGCACTTACGACAGTGTCGACCACCGCGTGA
- a CDS encoding IS110 family transposase has translation MAETPETSHVVGGVDTHKDLHVAAVVDHYDRVLGTESFPTTRHGYRLMLIWMRSFGDLQRVGIECSGSYGAGLLRYLQTAGVEVLEVVTAPDKNERRRRGKNDDFDAESAAHAAFTERRTVTPRSRDGMVESLRVLRVCRKTAVQARRIALQMIQTTIICAPDRLREPLRKMTRMQLIRTLAAWRPDLTAFRQVEEAYRISLKSLARRYLELHDEIADLDDMIEAIVKDLAPELLEQIAIGLNSAAQLLLTAGDNPERLKSEASFAALCGVNPVPASSGKTVRHRLNRGGDRAANSAIHIIAIGRLRLDPRTQAYVAKRIAAGNSKLEAIRSLKRYIAREVFGIIMRRYKEINQTQIAA, from the coding sequence ATGGCTGAAACCCCTGAAACATCTCACGTCGTCGGAGGCGTCGATACCCACAAGGATTTACATGTTGCAGCTGTCGTAGATCATTACGACCGCGTGCTCGGCACCGAGAGCTTTCCCACGACCCGTCATGGCTATCGCTTGATGTTGATCTGGATGCGGTCTTTCGGGGATCTGCAACGCGTCGGCATCGAATGTTCGGGCAGCTATGGCGCAGGGTTGCTGCGCTATTTGCAGACAGCTGGTGTCGAAGTTCTGGAGGTGGTCACTGCCCCTGACAAAAACGAGCGCCGTCGCCGCGGCAAGAACGACGACTTCGACGCAGAAAGTGCGGCCCATGCCGCCTTCACCGAACGGCGCACTGTCACACCGAGAAGCCGTGACGGTATGGTCGAAAGCCTCCGTGTTCTAAGGGTTTGCCGAAAGACAGCCGTTCAGGCGCGCCGCATTGCTTTGCAAATGATCCAGACGACGATCATCTGTGCCCCCGATAGATTGCGAGAACCCCTACGTAAGATGACGCGAATGCAGTTGATCCGCACACTGGCAGCTTGGCGGCCCGATCTCACGGCCTTTCGGCAGGTCGAAGAAGCCTATCGCATCTCGCTCAAATCCCTGGCGCGGCGTTACCTCGAACTGCATGACGAGATCGCCGATCTGGATGACATGATCGAAGCCATCGTCAAAGATCTTGCCCCAGAGCTACTCGAACAGATCGCGATCGGCCTGAACAGCGCGGCGCAGCTGCTGCTGACGGCTGGAGACAATCCGGAGCGGTTGAAATCCGAAGCCAGCTTTGCCGCCCTTTGCGGCGTCAATCCCGTGCCTGCGTCTTCTGGCAAAACTGTCCGGCACAGGTTGAACAGAGGCGGTGATCGCGCAGCCAATAGTGCGATCCACATTATCGCCATCGGACGTTTGCGACTGGACCCACGCACTCAAGCCTACGTTGCCAAACGGATCGCTGCCGGAAACTCGAAACTGGAAGCCATTCGCAGCCTCAAACGTTATATCGCGCGCGAAGTCTTCGGCATCATCATGCGCCGCTACAAAGAGATCAATCAGACACAAATCGCCGCTTGA